The Bradyrhizobium barranii subsp. barranii genome segment GGTGCCAGAACAACGCCAGCAGCAGAACGATCGGCAGCGGCACGCCAAGCAGCCAAAGCAAAGCACCTCGTCCAAAACCCATGACTTCCTCCTCCACATTCATCATTGACATGACGCCAGAGACGAACAGAAGTTCCGCGCCTCGCAGCAAGGGGCGAATGCGTTCAGTGCATGGTTATCAGGCGCGCCGGTACCTGCCGGCGATGACCTCGATTTCGCGGCGACGTTCGCCGGCGAAGGTCAGGAGCTTTTCGATCGTCAGCGTATCCGTGATCCGTTTGGCGAGCCGCTCGGCGCGCGCGGCCTGATCTTCGAGATACTGGATCGTGTTCAAACGCCGCCTCCCCCGAGGACCCCAAATTGGAGCCCCGACTTGTTTGGGCAGCCATGGTGCGTCAGGGCGACTAACACTCGGTTAAGCGGGGCGGCTCAAGTCAATGAATCGCGTTCTATCGCACCACGTCGAGCCGGACATTGGTGATGCCCTTGTCGACCATGCCGAGCGCCTCGGCCGCGGACGGCGAGATATCGACCACGCGTCCGCGAACATAAGGCCCGCGGTCGTTGACCCGGACGGTCACGAAGCGGCCTGAGGAGACGTCGGTGACGCGCAGCTTCGTGCCGAACGGCAGGCTGGGATGCGCCGCGGTCAATTCGTTCTTGTCGAACCTCTCGCCGCTCGCGGTCTCCGTGTCCGAATAGAAGCTGGCAACGCCGTGCGAAGCGGTTTGCTTTGCGTCACGGTCGGGGACGCGTACCCGGCTGATCGGACGCGGATGCAAGGCCGCTACCCTATGGGGCCGCTGGACCGCAGCCTGCCGATTGGTGCCAAGATCGGCCTTCTGGCGGCCGACCGGCGATTGTGCGCAGGCGGCGAGCGATGCGGCACCGACGATGGCGAGCAGCAACCGGCATGAGCTTGCGAGGGAAATTCGGGCACTTTCGGCACGTGCAATGCGAGACATGGTACGCCCTCCGAACTGCCCGGAGTTTCGGCGGGCAATGAGGGCAGAACCTTGGCTGAAGGAAAGCAGGCTTAGGGCCACGACCGTTTCGCGCCGGCTGTGGCGATTCCACCACAGTGGCGTGTCCTAAGTCGAGCCAGACTCGCGAAAAACTAACCCGATACAACGCGCCAGACGATCGAGCGCGTCTCCGGCTGCGCGTCGCTCGCCTCGGTGTCACCCTGCAGGAGCCGCATCGGCTCGCGCCGATAGAGCCGCCGCCAGCCGGTTTTCAGGCTGGCGAGAAAGTCGAGTTCCCGTTGCGTCAGTGTGCACATCATGGACCCGATCCGGTTGCGAAGGCCGCGCCGTCAGCCGACGAGGCCTCCCATCGGCTTGACGTCAGCACTGCCGGGGAAGACCGCATCCGCCAGCACCTTCTCCTCGACGCGCAGATGATCCCTGAGCAGACCCTTCAGCACGGCGCGGAGATCGGTGGTCGGCTTGAGGTCGCGATCCTCGAACAGTTGCGCGGACTTCAGTCCCGGCCAGTCCGCGATCACGCGGCCGCCGGTGAGCGCGCCGCCAATGAGGAAGGCGACC includes the following:
- a CDS encoding septal ring lytic transglycosylase RlpA family protein, yielding MSRIARAESARISLASSCRLLLAIVGAASLAACAQSPVGRQKADLGTNRQAAVQRPHRVAALHPRPISRVRVPDRDAKQTASHGVASFYSDTETASGERFDKNELTAAHPSLPFGTKLRVTDVSSGRFVTVRVNDRGPYVRGRVVDISPSAAEALGMVDKGITNVRLDVVR